The following coding sequences lie in one Flavobacterium sp. 20NA77.7 genomic window:
- a CDS encoding NADH-quinone oxidoreductase subunit A, translating to MQTSQHDFIPIFMQVLLAVGFVGGTILISNLLGPKRSSENKNKSFECGIESVGNARIPFSVKYFLVAILFVLFDVEVIFMYPWAVNFKEMGIDGLVKMGIFMILLLIGFFYVIKKKALVWE from the coding sequence ATGCAAACTTCACAACACGATTTTATACCCATCTTTATGCAGGTACTGCTTGCTGTAGGATTTGTTGGAGGAACTATATTGATTTCCAATTTATTAGGACCAAAAAGATCTTCCGAAAATAAAAATAAAAGTTTTGAATGCGGCATCGAATCCGTAGGTAACGCACGTATACCTTTCTCTGTAAAATACTTCTTAGTAGCCATACTTTTTGTATTATTTGATGTAGAAGTTATATTTATGTATCCATGGGCCGTTAATTTTAAAGAAATGGGAATTGATGGATTAGTAAAAATGGGAATTTTCATGATCTTATTGCTAATAGGTTTCTTCTATGTTATTAAGAAGAAAGCATTAGTGTGGGAATAA
- a CDS encoding TonB-dependent receptor: MKKYIFLIFLMSYSFVAFAQNSVFGTLKSETNKPIINAKITVYESNSYTFSNQNGDFLLTNIPVGTCTLLIEKEGFEIKSETFQLAVNENKKVEITLQTHAHHIDEVLVSSVFNKTQKENVMKIDHLTLKNLQSQGVVNLSDALAIHPGVSQIATGNSIGKPIIRGLSGNRVLTYAQGIRLENQQFGEEHGLGLNANGLESVEIIKGPASLLYGSDAMGGVLYFNPEKYTMSGKTNMELNQIFHSNTQGSNTSFSVKSSSDSFKFLWQNNYTTYADYKTPNGESVVNTRFIEKDIKLGTAYETSKYTADLRYNYNYLNLGLPERNLVDVQFRTPLFPSQRIDNHILSLNQKIFFTKSRLESTIGYVFNNRKEIESPDEVALNMKLKTFNYNIRYYLPTYGKFENIIGIQGLHQKNMNYGAERLIPDAVMSDIGLFATTQVNFSKNVLQLGLRYDQRKINASTFGEEGEEGFFPTVNRKFESFNVAFGVKSKWNDAVVTRFNVATGFRAPNLAELTSNGVHEGSNRYEIGNVALKNEQNVQFDLNVDYTKEHFDFFVNGFYNHITNYIFIQPTGTEIDGNVVYKYTQNNAALFGGEAGIHFHPHPFDWLHITSSYEMVIGQQRGDLNLPLLPANVWKNNFKASFNINSTFKNAYVFVQANYTLAQNRISSFETPTPDYLLLGSGIGTDVHWNKVNFKLFVSGTNVLNKEYIAHLSRLKSEAMYNMGRNVIFGLNFSL; the protein is encoded by the coding sequence ATGAAAAAATATATTTTTCTCATCTTTTTGATGAGTTATTCGTTTGTGGCATTTGCTCAAAATTCAGTTTTTGGGACACTAAAATCAGAAACCAATAAACCAATTATAAACGCAAAAATTACCGTTTACGAATCTAATAGTTATACATTTTCAAATCAGAACGGAGATTTTTTACTTACAAATATTCCTGTTGGAACATGCACTTTACTTATAGAAAAAGAAGGATTTGAAATAAAATCAGAAACATTTCAACTTGCGGTTAATGAAAACAAAAAAGTTGAAATTACGTTACAAACACATGCACATCATATCGATGAAGTACTTGTTTCTTCTGTTTTTAATAAGACACAAAAAGAGAATGTCATGAAAATAGATCATTTGACATTAAAAAATTTACAGAGTCAAGGAGTCGTTAATCTCTCGGATGCTTTAGCTATTCATCCTGGTGTAAGTCAAATAGCAACAGGTAATTCTATTGGCAAACCCATTATTCGAGGCTTGAGTGGCAATAGAGTTTTGACCTATGCGCAAGGCATTCGATTAGAAAATCAACAATTTGGAGAAGAACATGGTTTAGGATTAAATGCAAATGGTTTAGAGAGTGTAGAAATAATTAAAGGTCCGGCTTCATTGTTATATGGCTCTGATGCTATGGGTGGCGTGCTCTATTTTAATCCAGAAAAGTACACCATGAGTGGAAAAACAAATATGGAATTAAATCAAATTTTTCATTCTAATACACAAGGGTCCAATACTTCTTTTAGTGTTAAATCGTCATCGGACTCGTTTAAATTTTTGTGGCAAAATAACTATACTACATATGCCGATTATAAAACACCAAATGGCGAATCTGTTGTTAATACTCGATTTATTGAGAAAGATATTAAATTAGGCACGGCGTATGAAACATCAAAATATACGGCAGATTTACGCTATAATTATAATTATTTAAATCTAGGATTGCCAGAACGTAATCTGGTTGATGTACAATTTAGAACGCCTTTATTTCCAAGTCAGCGTATTGATAATCATATATTGAGTTTAAATCAAAAAATATTTTTTACTAAGTCACGTTTAGAGTCAACAATTGGTTATGTTTTCAATAATAGAAAAGAAATTGAAAGTCCAGATGAGGTAGCGTTAAACATGAAGTTAAAAACATTTAATTATAATATACGCTATTATTTACCAACTTACGGTAAGTTTGAAAATATAATTGGTATCCAAGGACTGCATCAAAAAAATATGAATTATGGAGCAGAACGCTTAATTCCAGATGCAGTGATGTCTGATATTGGTCTTTTTGCAACAACTCAGGTTAATTTTTCCAAAAATGTGCTTCAGCTCGGTTTACGTTACGATCAAAGAAAAATAAATGCTTCAACTTTTGGCGAGGAAGGCGAAGAGGGATTTTTTCCTACCGTAAATAGAAAATTTGAAAGTTTTAATGTTGCATTTGGCGTAAAATCAAAATGGAATGACGCAGTTGTTACAAGATTTAATGTAGCAACAGGATTTAGAGCGCCAAATTTAGCCGAACTAACTTCAAATGGGGTACACGAAGGTAGCAATCGGTATGAAATAGGTAATGTTGCCTTGAAAAACGAACAAAATGTGCAATTTGATTTAAATGTTGATTACACAAAAGAGCACTTTGATTTTTTTGTTAATGGTTTTTATAATCATATTACGAATTACATTTTTATTCAACCAACGGGTACTGAAATTGATGGTAATGTCGTTTACAAGTACACTCAAAACAATGCCGCTTTATTTGGTGGCGAAGCAGGAATACATTTTCATCCACATCCTTTCGATTGGTTACACATAACGAGTAGTTATGAAATGGTTATTGGCCAACAAAGAGGTGACTTAAATTTGCCTTTACTTCCCGCTAATGTTTGGAAAAATAATTTTAAAGCTAGTTTTAACATCAATTCAACGTTCAAAAATGCATATGTATTTGTGCAAGCAAATTATACATTGGCACAAAACAGAATCAGCAGCTTTGAAACGCCTACACCTGATTATTTACTTCTCGGTTCGGGTATAGGAACCGATGTGCATTGGAATAAAGTAAATTTTAAACTGTTTGTATCGGGGACAAATGTTTTAAATAAAGAATATATTGCCCATTTGTCAAGATTAAAATCTGAAGCAATGTATAATATGGGACGGAATGTAATTTTTGGTTTAAATTTTAGTCTATAG
- a CDS encoding cold-shock protein: protein MQTGTVKFFNESKGFGFITNEETGKDIFVHVTGIKVDNLNEGDRVSYEEEEGRKGIVATNVVIIND from the coding sequence ATGCAAACAGGAACAGTAAAATTCTTCAATGAATCTAAAGGTTTTGGATTCATCACTAACGAAGAAACAGGCAAAGACATCTTTGTACACGTAACAGGAATTAAAGTAGACAATTTAAACGAGGGAGACCGCGTAAGTTACGAAGAAGAAGAAGGTAGAAAAGGAATTGTAGCAACTAATGTAGTCATCATAAACGATTAA
- a CDS encoding aspartate-semialdehyde dehydrogenase encodes MKVAVVGATGMVGEVMLQVLAERNFPVTELIPVASEKSVGKEITWKGNTYKVVGLATAVEMKPEIALFSAGGDTSKEWAPRFAAAGTTVIDNSSAWRMDITKKLVVPEINASVLTKEDKIIANPNCSTIQMVMALAPLHQKYGINRIVVSTYQSITGTGVKAVQQLENEYKGIQGDMAYKYPIHRNAIPQCDVFEENGYTKEEMKLVRETQKILGNDAIQVTATAIRIPVVGGHSEAVNVEFTKDFDVNEVRNLLHHTPGVTVQDNLDTYTYPMPIYAEGKDDVFVGRIRRDESQPNTLNMWIVADNLRKGAATNTIQIAEYLVANSLV; translated from the coding sequence ATGAAAGTAGCCGTAGTAGGAGCCACAGGAATGGTGGGAGAAGTTATGTTACAAGTTTTAGCAGAACGAAATTTTCCAGTAACAGAATTAATTCCTGTTGCTTCAGAAAAATCTGTTGGAAAAGAAATCACTTGGAAAGGGAATACATATAAAGTAGTAGGTTTAGCAACAGCCGTTGAAATGAAACCAGAAATTGCTTTGTTCTCTGCTGGAGGTGATACTTCAAAAGAATGGGCCCCAAGATTTGCGGCTGCAGGAACAACAGTGATTGACAATTCGTCAGCGTGGAGAATGGATATTACCAAAAAATTAGTGGTTCCAGAAATCAATGCTTCAGTGCTTACTAAAGAAGATAAAATTATTGCCAATCCTAATTGCTCTACCATTCAAATGGTAATGGCATTAGCGCCTTTACACCAAAAATATGGTATCAATAGAATTGTTGTTTCTACTTATCAATCCATTACAGGAACAGGAGTTAAAGCGGTTCAGCAATTAGAGAATGAATACAAAGGCATACAAGGCGATATGGCATACAAGTATCCAATCCATAGAAATGCTATTCCACAATGTGATGTGTTTGAAGAAAATGGATACACTAAAGAAGAAATGAAATTAGTTCGTGAAACTCAAAAAATTCTTGGAAATGATGCTATTCAGGTAACTGCAACCGCTATTAGAATTCCAGTAGTAGGAGGACATAGTGAAGCCGTTAATGTAGAATTTACTAAAGATTTTGATGTTAACGAAGTGCGCAATTTACTGCACCATACCCCAGGTGTTACGGTACAAGATAATTTGGACACTTATACTTATCCTATGCCAATATATGCTGAGGGTAAAGACGATGTATTTGTAGGTAGAATTAGAAGAGATGAAAGTCAACCTAACACATTAAACATGTGGATAGTAGCCGATAATTTAAGAAAAGGAGCGGCCACAAACACGATTCAAATAGCAGAATATTTAGTAGCAAATAGTTTAGTGTAA
- a CDS encoding TlpA family protein disulfide reductase, whose amino-acid sequence MKNKITFFGTLVVTLFSLTSFAQAKLTINMLNKPSDTIYVRGKGFNQMIVADKKGTFSASFAVTDGFYKLDTGEQYADLYLTNKSNLKATLDYSKFDETLKFDGTDAAENNFLAQQTLTQEADMELLFTATDEADLTKKSENFRSNVMNRLASNLNADFVTKVKESTEKNIKGITEYIKSSLEVKKLNGSVSPTFAYENVEGKIIKLEDFKGKYVYVDVWATWCGPCRAEIPHLKKAEEAFHGKNIEFVSISVDVLKDKEKWKKFVTEKQLGGVQVLADKDWRSDFVTGYKIQGIPRFILIGPDGKIVNADAPRPSSSELTNLLNTIVK is encoded by the coding sequence ATGAAAAACAAAATCACATTTTTTGGGACATTAGTGGTTACACTTTTCTCTCTTACCTCTTTTGCACAAGCAAAACTTACAATCAACATGTTAAATAAGCCCTCAGATACAATATATGTAAGAGGAAAAGGGTTTAACCAGATGATTGTTGCAGATAAAAAAGGAACTTTTAGCGCATCATTTGCTGTCACAGATGGATTTTATAAATTAGATACAGGCGAACAGTATGCGGATTTATATTTAACAAATAAATCAAATTTAAAAGCAACATTAGACTATTCTAAATTTGATGAAACCTTAAAATTTGATGGAACAGATGCTGCAGAAAATAATTTTTTAGCACAACAAACGCTAACACAAGAAGCGGATATGGAATTATTATTTACAGCAACTGACGAAGCAGATTTAACTAAAAAAAGTGAAAATTTTAGAAGTAATGTTATGAACAGATTAGCTTCTAATTTGAATGCAGATTTTGTTACTAAAGTTAAAGAGTCTACTGAAAAAAATATTAAAGGAATTACTGAATATATTAAAAGTTCTTTAGAGGTAAAGAAATTGAACGGTTCTGTTTCACCAACATTTGCGTATGAAAATGTTGAGGGTAAAATTATTAAATTAGAAGATTTTAAAGGAAAATATGTCTATGTAGATGTTTGGGCAACATGGTGTGGTCCTTGTAGAGCTGAAATTCCACATTTGAAAAAAGCAGAAGAGGCTTTTCATGGAAAAAACATTGAATTTGTCAGTATTTCTGTTGATGTGCTTAAAGACAAAGAAAAATGGAAAAAATTTGTTACTGAAAAACAATTAGGAGGTGTACAAGTGCTAGCAGATAAAGATTGGCGTTCCGATTTTGTAACAGGATATAAAATTCAAGGAATTCCAAGATTTATTTTAATTGGCCCTGATGGAAAAATTGTGAATGCAGATGCACCAAGACCTTCATCTTCTGAATTAACAAATTTATTAAATACTATAGTAAAATAA
- a CDS encoding NADH-quinone oxidoreductase subunit C yields MALESLDIQNKLQDTFGEKVKHFRTEYDMFVFEVESPSIVEVMRYLKEDPSLNFNFLTDVCGVHYPESPVEEQFCVVYHMHNWFENKRIRIKAFLSGEHPHIETVSNLFLSADWQERETYDFYGIHFDGHPNLCRILNMDEMISFPLRKEFPMEDSGRTDKDDRFFGRTINNA; encoded by the coding sequence ATGGCTTTAGAATCATTAGACATACAAAATAAATTACAAGACACTTTTGGAGAAAAAGTGAAACACTTTAGAACTGAATATGATATGTTCGTTTTTGAAGTGGAATCACCTTCTATTGTTGAAGTAATGAGATATCTTAAAGAAGATCCTTCTTTAAATTTTAATTTTTTAACAGATGTTTGTGGGGTACACTATCCAGAAAGCCCTGTGGAAGAACAATTTTGTGTGGTCTATCACATGCACAATTGGTTTGAAAACAAAAGAATTAGAATCAAAGCTTTTTTAAGTGGTGAACACCCACATATTGAAACTGTTTCAAATTTATTCCTTTCGGCCGATTGGCAAGAAAGAGAAACATATGATTTTTATGGAATTCATTTTGATGGACACCCAAATCTATGCCGCATATTAAATATGGACGAAATGATATCGTTCCCACTAAGAAAAGAATTCCCAATGGAAGATTCTGGACGAACAGATAAAGATGACCGTTTCTTCGGAAGAACAATCAATAATGCTTAA
- the aspS gene encoding aspartate--tRNA ligase yields the protein MYRSHSCGELNASHISQEVTVAGWVQKSRDKGFMIWVDLRDRYGITQLIFDESRTAKDVFEKAKTLGREFVIQVKGTVIERESKNKNIPTGDIEILVTELVVLNEAQLPPFTIEDETDGGEDIRMKYRYLDIRRNPVKNSLLFRHKVAMEVRKYLSDLDFCEVETPYLIKSTPEGARDFVVPSRMNEGQFYALPQSPQTFKQLLMVGGMDKYFQIVKCFRDEDLRADRQPEFTQIDCEMAFVEQEDILNTFEGLTRHLLKEIKGIDVATFPRITYDYAMKTYGNDKPDIRFGMKFGELNTVAQHKDFGVFNAAELVVGIAVPDCAAFTRKEIDGLIDWVKRPQVGASGMVYCKYELDGSLKSSVDKFYDQEDLKKWAELTGAKPGDLILVLSGPADKTRTQLSALRMELGNRLGLRKPDEFAPLWVVDFPLLEWDEESKRYHAMHHPFTSPKPEDLHLLQSEPGKIRANAYDMVLNGNEIGGGSIRVHDKDLQARMFELLGFTKEEAENQFGFLMNAFQYGAPPHGGLAFGLDRLVAILGGQETIRDFIAFPKNNSGRDVMIDAPSFIDEKQLDELHIKLNILK from the coding sequence ATGTACAGAAGTCATTCTTGTGGTGAATTAAATGCATCACACATCAGTCAAGAAGTTACCGTTGCCGGTTGGGTGCAAAAATCTCGTGATAAAGGATTTATGATTTGGGTTGATTTAAGAGATCGCTATGGAATTACCCAATTAATTTTTGATGAAAGTAGAACTGCGAAAGATGTATTCGAAAAAGCAAAAACACTTGGTAGAGAATTTGTTATACAAGTAAAAGGAACTGTGATTGAACGTGAATCTAAAAACAAAAACATTCCAACTGGAGATATAGAAATACTTGTTACCGAATTAGTTGTTTTGAATGAAGCGCAACTTCCGCCCTTTACTATTGAAGATGAAACAGATGGTGGTGAAGACATTAGAATGAAATACCGTTACTTAGACATCAGAAGAAATCCTGTTAAAAACAGTTTATTATTCCGTCATAAAGTAGCCATGGAGGTAAGAAAATACCTTTCTGATTTAGATTTTTGTGAAGTAGAAACGCCTTATTTAATAAAATCTACACCTGAAGGTGCTCGTGATTTTGTAGTGCCGAGTAGAATGAACGAAGGACAATTTTATGCTTTGCCACAATCGCCACAAACTTTCAAACAATTGTTAATGGTGGGTGGAATGGATAAATATTTTCAAATTGTGAAATGTTTTCGCGATGAAGACTTAAGAGCCGACAGACAGCCAGAATTTACACAAATTGATTGTGAAATGGCTTTTGTAGAACAAGAGGACATACTAAACACATTTGAAGGACTTACCCGTCACTTACTTAAAGAAATAAAAGGAATTGATGTTGCTACGTTTCCAAGAATAACGTATGACTACGCCATGAAAACCTATGGTAATGACAAACCAGATATTCGTTTTGGAATGAAATTTGGGGAATTAAACACCGTGGCTCAACATAAAGATTTTGGTGTATTTAATGCTGCGGAATTAGTAGTAGGTATTGCCGTTCCAGATTGCGCCGCTTTTACCAGAAAAGAAATTGATGGGTTAATTGATTGGGTAAAACGCCCTCAAGTTGGAGCAAGCGGAATGGTGTACTGTAAATATGAATTAGATGGTTCGCTTAAATCTTCCGTGGATAAATTTTATGACCAAGAAGACTTAAAAAAATGGGCAGAACTAACGGGTGCCAAACCAGGAGATTTAATTTTAGTTTTATCAGGACCAGCAGATAAAACAAGAACACAATTGAGCGCATTGCGCATGGAATTAGGCAACCGATTAGGTTTAAGAAAACCGGATGAATTTGCTCCCTTATGGGTTGTAGATTTTCCTTTGTTAGAATGGGATGAAGAAAGTAAAAGATATCATGCTATGCATCATCCATTTACTTCTCCCAAACCTGAAGATTTGCATTTACTGCAATCTGAGCCTGGAAAAATTAGAGCCAATGCCTATGACATGGTGTTAAATGGTAATGAAATTGGTGGGGGTTCTATTCGTGTCCATGATAAAGATTTACAAGCTAGAATGTTTGAATTGTTAGGTTTTACGAAAGAAGAAGCAGAAAATCAATTTGGCTTTTTGATGAATGCTTTTCAATATGGGGCACCACCACACGGAGGATTAGCTTTTGGTTTAGATAGATTAGTAGCAATACTTGGCGGACAAGAAACAATCAGAGATTTTATTGCATTCCCTAAAAATAATTCTGGAAGAGATGTAATGATTGATGCACCTTCTTTTATAGATGAAAAACAACTCGATGAATTGCATATTAAATTGAATATTTTAAAATAA
- a CDS encoding NADH-quinone oxidoreductase subunit B: MEKSENVKMADAPEGIQGEGFFATRFDQVIGLARANSLWPLPFATSCCGIEFMATMASHYDLARFGSERVSFSPRQADMLLVMGTISKKMAPILRQVYEQMSEPRWVIAVGACASSGGIFDTYSVLQGIDKVLPVDVYVPGCPPRPEQIVDGVMQLQELVKNESTRRRNSEEYKELLASYNIE, from the coding sequence ATGGAAAAATCAGAAAATGTTAAAATGGCAGATGCTCCTGAAGGAATTCAAGGAGAAGGATTTTTTGCGACACGATTTGACCAAGTTATTGGTTTAGCTCGTGCTAATTCGCTTTGGCCTCTACCTTTTGCTACATCATGTTGTGGAATTGAATTTATGGCAACTATGGCCTCACATTATGATTTGGCAAGATTTGGTTCAGAGCGTGTGAGTTTCTCTCCACGTCAAGCAGACATGTTATTAGTTATGGGGACTATTTCCAAAAAAATGGCGCCTATACTACGACAAGTATACGAACAAATGTCAGAACCTAGATGGGTTATTGCAGTAGGTGCTTGTGCTTCATCAGGAGGAATATTTGACACCTATTCTGTACTACAAGGAATTGACAAAGTATTACCTGTGGATGTATATGTTCCAGGATGCCCACCAAGACCAGAACAAATTGTAGATGGCGTAATGCAATTACAAGAATTAGTGAAAAACGAATCAACACGCAGAAGAAATTCTGAAGAATATAAAGAATTACTAGCTTCCTATAACATAGAGTAA
- the nuoD gene encoding NADH dehydrogenase (quinone) subunit D: MGKVVLPADHRYYKYIEERHNEDGSELAILNLGPTHPATHGIFQNILLMDGERILDAEPTIGYIHRAFEKIAENRPFYQITPLTDRMNYCSSPINNMAWWMTLEKLLNIEVPKRAQYLRVIVMELARIADHLICNSILGVDTGAYTGFLYVFQFREKIYEIYEEICGARLTTNMGRIGGFERDWSPAAFEKLNTFLEEFPKAWEEFESLFTRNRIFIDRTVNVGPISAEKAISYGFTGPNLRAAGVDYDVRIAQPYSSYEDFEFDVPVGKSGDTYDRFCVRNAEVWESLKIIRQALDKLPEGPYHADVPDYYLPPKEDVYNNMEALIYHFKIVMGEVPVPVAEVYHPVEGGNGELGFYLITDGSRTPYRLHFRRPCFIYYQAYPEMIKGAMLSDAIAILSSLNVIAGELDA; the protein is encoded by the coding sequence ATGGGGAAAGTAGTATTACCAGCAGATCATCGCTATTACAAATATATAGAAGAGCGTCATAATGAAGATGGAAGTGAATTAGCTATTCTAAATCTTGGTCCAACACACCCTGCTACACATGGTATCTTTCAGAATATCCTTTTAATGGATGGTGAACGAATCCTTGATGCAGAGCCAACAATAGGCTATATTCATAGAGCTTTTGAAAAAATTGCCGAAAATCGTCCGTTTTATCAAATTACACCCTTAACCGATCGTATGAACTATTGTTCGTCACCAATAAACAACATGGCTTGGTGGATGACATTAGAAAAATTACTTAATATCGAAGTCCCAAAAAGAGCACAATATTTACGTGTTATTGTAATGGAATTAGCTCGTATTGCAGACCACCTAATTTGTAATTCAATTTTGGGTGTAGATACAGGAGCATATACTGGGTTCTTATATGTGTTTCAATTTCGTGAAAAAATCTATGAAATCTACGAAGAAATCTGTGGCGCTCGTTTAACTACAAACATGGGTAGAATAGGTGGTTTTGAAAGAGATTGGAGTCCCGCTGCATTTGAAAAATTAAATACTTTCTTAGAAGAATTTCCTAAAGCATGGGAAGAATTTGAAAGTCTATTTACAAGAAACAGAATTTTTATTGATAGAACGGTAAATGTAGGTCCAATTTCTGCTGAAAAAGCAATTAGTTATGGATTTACAGGTCCAAATTTAAGAGCTGCTGGCGTAGATTATGATGTCCGTATAGCACAACCTTATAGTTCTTATGAAGATTTTGAATTTGACGTGCCTGTAGGTAAATCAGGGGACACATACGATCGATTCTGTGTTAGAAATGCAGAAGTTTGGGAATCCCTAAAAATTATTCGTCAAGCCTTAGACAAATTACCTGAAGGTCCTTATCACGCAGATGTACCCGATTATTATCTTCCACCAAAAGAAGATGTATATAACAACATGGAAGCCTTAATTTATCACTTTAAAATTGTTATGGGAGAAGTTCCTGTCCCAGTTGCTGAAGTGTATCATCCAGTAGAGGGTGGTAATGGAGAATTAGGATTCTATTTAATAACCGATGGAAGTAGAACCCCTTATCGTTTACATTTCAGAAGACCTTGCTTTATTTATTACCAAGCCTATCCTGAAATGATAAAAGGAGCGATGCTTTCAGATGCAATTGCAATATTATCAAGTTTAAACGTAATCGCTGGCGAATTAGACGCTTAA